The Paraconexibacter algicola genome includes the window GGTGATGGCGTAGGCCGACTTGGCCTTGATCGCGGGCGCCAGCGCGACGGCGTCGGTCGTGTTCGGCAGGCCCGCCGAGCTGTCCACGCACTTGGCGCGCGCGGTCGTGACCGGGTTGAGCGTGCTCTGCCCGGCGACGGTCGCCTTCACGGCGTCCGCCGAGCAGTCGACCTGGTTGGCGGCGGCGGCCGGAGCGGCCGGCGCGACGGCGAACGCCGCGGCGATGGCGGCGACGGCGAGCGGCGTCCGACGCCGCGTGAAGTGGCCGCGCGCCCCCGCGCGACGGCCGTGTCCCTGATTCATGTGGTCCTCCATGTTGTGCGAGCCAGGCGTGGGACGGCTCACTCTGCCCGCCCCAAGCGTAGGTCCTTTTGCGCCCGACCGCTTTCCCGGGAAACGGCTGGACGACGGGCCTGGATCACCCGTTCCGTCCAGCGGACGGCTCAGCGCAGACGCGCCACGGCCTGCGCGACGGCCCGCCGCGCCTCGGCGGGCTCGAGGACCGCGGCGTCCCCGGCCTCCTGCAGGACCGTCCGGACCAGGTAGTCCGTGCCCTTGTAGGGCCATTCGACGACGATCGCCCCGTCGGCGAGCTCCTCGGCGACCGGGCGCTCCTCGCGCAGCCACCGGGCCCGCTCGGGCGAGACCCACAGGCGCGCGGTGTGCGACGCCTCGACCTCGCCGGTGGTCAGCCATCCGTCCACGGCGGCGGCCGCGTCGACCTCCGGCCGGGGCACGAAGGTCTGCTCGAGGACCTCGACCTCCTTGATGCGGTCCAGGCGGAAGTGGCGGACGTCGTCCTTGTTCGGGTCGAACGTCGCGACGTACCAGCCCTCGCGGCCGTTGGTCAGCGCGTAGGGCTCGAGCGTCCGCTCGCTGAACTCGTCCTCGTTGCTCTTGTAGTAGACGATCCGCACGAGCCGGTGGGCGACGATCGCCTCGGACATCGTGCGGGCGATGTCCGCGTCGTCGGCGCCGCTGCGGGCGACCTGCAGGCCCTGCTCCATCGGGTCGTGCCCGAGCGCCTCGACGATCTTCTGCCGCGCGGGGGTCAGGGCGCCCTCGGGCAGGTGGTCGCCGATCAGGTCGATCGCGGCGATCAGCGCCTTCGCCTCCACCGGCAGCAGCCGGGCGGGGCGGTCGAAGTTGTCGGAGTAGGGCTCCGGGTCGACCTCGATCGTGCCGTCGGCCAGCACCTCGGCGTAGAGGACGTAGGAGCCGCCCCCGAAGTTCACGACGTTCAGGACGTTGATGTCCTCGGCCAGCTCCTGCTCGGAGATCTGCAGGCGCTCGAGCACGTCGGCGACGACGAGCCGCTCCCCGGCCCGACCGGCGTGGATGAGGATGCTGGCGAGCGTGACGAGCCGCGCGAACCGCTCCGGGCGGATCGCGGTCTCGCGCCGCGCGGACCCGGTGTCGGCCTCGACGGCGGCCCCGGCGGCGCCGTTGCCGAGCACCACGGGCGCGTGCTCGAGGGCGTCGCCGTCGTGGCGGCGGGCGAGCAGCTCGATGCGCTCGTCGATGACGTCGCGCAGCGCGGGGGGACCGAGCACGCGGGCGTGCTCGCCGAGGCGCAGCACCCAGGCCGCGAGCTGGCGGTCCGACGCGTAGGGGGTCGAGAAGACGATCGCGCCGTCGCCCTCGTCGGCGGGGCGGACCTCGCCGAAGCGGCCGAAGTGCCGCTCGACCTGCCAGGCGATCCGTCCGCCGATCCACACCTCGGCCGTGTCGACGACGTCCCCGTACTGCCACTCCGCGCGGTTGGAGTACGTGCGCGGGTCGAAGTCCGCGGGCTTCTTGAAGTCGTGCTCGGCCTTCGTCGCGTAGGCGACCTTGCCGCGGATCCGCGAGAGCCGGAACACGCGCAGCGCGCCGCGCTCGTGGCTGTGGCCGAGCAGGTAGAACTGGCCGCCCTGGAACAGCAGGTGGTACGGGTCGACCTTCCGGGCGCCCGTCTCGTCGCGGGCCATCGTGTAGTAGTCGAAGGTGATCGTCTTGTTGCGGAAGATCGCGGTCTCGACCTTCGCGAGGCGCTGCGACAGCTCGTGGCCGCCGGCGTTGCCGCGGACCCCGAGCGCGAGGCCCGCCTGGTCGGGGGTCTGCAGCGGGCTCGGCCGGCCCCAGGTGATCTGCTGGAGCGCCAGACGCAGCGGCTCCGCGTAGGCGAACTCGCCGTCCAGGAGGCTCAGCGCGGTCTGCAGCGACGCGAGCTCCTCGTCGGAGAAGGCGATCGGCGGCAGGTGGAAGTTCTCGGGTCGCAGCGAGTAGTTCTCCTGCTCGGCGACGCCGTCGACGGGCTTCTCGACGGTCAGCTGGATGCCGAGGGACTCGAGCTCGGCGCGGTCCGCGTAGAACCGCCGCGCGAACGCGTCCTCGTTCATGCCGCTGTAGCCCTCGACGTCCCTGCGGATCTCCAGCGCCGTCACCGGACGGCGCTCAGCCATGAGGTACGAGATCAGGGAGAGCTGGCGAATCAGCTTCTCGGTGTCCTTCGCCATCGGCTGGTCACCTTAGACGCACGGGGCGGGCGGCGGGCTTCGGTGGCGGCCCGCGCGCCGGATTCCCCGCATTCTCCGGTCGTTCGTGGGAGGGTCGGCGACCGCTGTGACGAAGGTCACGGACGCGGTAGCCTCGCTGCCGGGAGAGACCATGACCAAGCTCGTAATCGTCGACGACCACGAAGCGCTGCGGGAGGGCCTGGCCGCGCTGCTGTCCGGGAGCGGCCTGGAGATCGTCGGGGCGGCCGGCAACGTCGCCGCCGGCCTGGATCTCGTCGAGCACACCGGGCCGGACGTCGCGCTGCTCGACATCCGCCTGCCGGACGGCAGCGGGATCGCGCTGACGCGCGAGCTGCTCGCCCTGCATCCCGATCTCGGCGTCGTCCTCTACACGGGGGACAGCGACGCGGAGCTCCTCTACGACGGCCTCGACTCGGGCGCGCGCGGCTACGCGCTCAAGGCGGGCTCGATGGACGAGCTCGTGTCCGCGATCGAGCGCGTCGCCGCCGGCGGCACGTACGTCGACCCGCGCCTGGACCGGATCCTGCTGTCGCCGCGCGCCACCGCCAACGTGCCGCAGCTCTCGCCGCGCGAGCGGGAGATCATGCACCTGATGGCCGAGGGCATGACGGCGGAGCGGATCGGCGAGGAGATCACCGTCAGCGTGGAGACCGTCCGCACCCATGTGC containing:
- a CDS encoding helix-turn-helix transcriptional regulator, translated to MAKDTEKLIRQLSLISYLMAERRPVTALEIRRDVEGYSGMNEDAFARRFYADRAELESLGIQLTVEKPVDGVAEQENYSLRPENFHLPPIAFSDEELASLQTALSLLDGEFAYAEPLRLALQQITWGRPSPLQTPDQAGLALGVRGNAGGHELSQRLAKVETAIFRNKTITFDYYTMARDETGARKVDPYHLLFQGGQFYLLGHSHERGALRVFRLSRIRGKVAYATKAEHDFKKPADFDPRTYSNRAEWQYGDVVDTAEVWIGGRIAWQVERHFGRFGEVRPADEGDGAIVFSTPYASDRQLAAWVLRLGEHARVLGPPALRDVIDERIELLARRHDGDALEHAPVVLGNGAAGAAVEADTGSARRETAIRPERFARLVTLASILIHAGRAGERLVVADVLERLQISEQELAEDINVLNVVNFGGGSYVLYAEVLADGTIEVDPEPYSDNFDRPARLLPVEAKALIAAIDLIGDHLPEGALTPARQKIVEALGHDPMEQGLQVARSGADDADIARTMSEAIVAHRLVRIVYYKSNEDEFSERTLEPYALTNGREGWYVATFDPNKDDVRHFRLDRIKEVEVLEQTFVPRPEVDAAAAVDGWLTTGEVEASHTARLWVSPERARWLREERPVAEELADGAIVVEWPYKGTDYLVRTVLQEAGDAAVLEPAEARRAVAQAVARLR
- a CDS encoding response regulator, which produces MTKLVIVDDHEALREGLAALLSGSGLEIVGAAGNVAAGLDLVEHTGPDVALLDIRLPDGSGIALTRELLALHPDLGVVLYTGDSDAELLYDGLDSGARGYALKAGSMDELVSAIERVAAGGTYVDPRLDRILLSPRATANVPQLSPREREIMHLMAEGMTAERIGEEITVSVETVRTHVRNVIRKLQARNRVHAIAIALERGEIALDHSED